From Crateriforma spongiae, a single genomic window includes:
- a CDS encoding sigma-54-dependent Fis family transcriptional regulator, with amino-acid sequence MSLVNAEGAADLLGTLLDIPDTQDARSRYVSNVLAGFRDFFAVQSVTLVLGRDGRWEVDATAGTTGDSADSMRSLANTLPLTQVSEAVDSGRISVDDDVCVVPLSEGPDSARQSAALVIHGAIDRTRQDMIGDAAVWMNRVLVHVEASQNYRRRIEQQNLVLEASARWQQSESDEALLKAIADTACQLLHCERASIFLWDRRRGVLVGRPALGIDGQTLEVPDNAGIVGEVLRTRKPCFWTDKSDKENRVNRNIDASLNFQTRSLLAVPMVGERDQVLGVFEVINHQHDSFADADAALLTDLAVHAAVAITSLRVKTKLAKSRDRLLKDAASSSVMIGQHATIRAVRENASKVAQSDLAVLIRGDNGTGKEVVARNIHFQSERREGPFIAVNCAALVESLLESELFGHEEGAFTDARRTRVGQFEAASGGTLFLDEIGDMSLAGQAKLLRVLEEKVIVRVGGTQTIHVDVRVIAATNQPLEDLIRNQRFREDLFFRLNVVPMNLPRLVDRGEDVLILAEHFLKQFRYEAGRVDLKLADDAKVGMLRYSWPGNVRELRNAMERACYLSTGDEISLPDLGLRGGQINSRGGSSMNRLLDAGNGELDRLTEATRDFQIRHINGVIESVGGNMTAAAEKLGLHRSNLYRKMRQLGMSTSGG; translated from the coding sequence ATGTCACTTGTGAATGCTGAAGGCGCAGCAGACCTTTTGGGTACCCTGCTGGATATTCCCGACACGCAAGACGCGCGGTCGCGGTACGTTTCGAACGTGCTGGCGGGATTTCGCGATTTTTTCGCGGTCCAAAGCGTCACGTTGGTCCTCGGGCGCGACGGACGCTGGGAAGTCGACGCGACCGCGGGAACGACCGGCGATTCCGCCGATTCGATGCGATCGTTGGCCAACACCCTGCCCCTGACCCAGGTCTCCGAAGCCGTGGATTCCGGTCGGATCTCGGTCGACGATGATGTTTGCGTGGTCCCGCTGTCCGAAGGGCCCGATTCCGCCCGCCAGTCCGCCGCCCTGGTCATTCATGGCGCGATCGATCGGACGCGACAGGACATGATCGGTGACGCCGCGGTTTGGATGAATCGCGTGCTGGTTCACGTCGAGGCATCACAGAATTACCGGCGACGAATCGAGCAACAGAATCTGGTCCTCGAGGCGTCCGCCCGCTGGCAACAGTCCGAATCGGACGAAGCCTTGCTGAAGGCCATCGCCGACACCGCCTGTCAATTGCTGCACTGCGAACGGGCCAGCATTTTCCTGTGGGATCGGCGACGGGGCGTATTGGTCGGGCGTCCCGCCTTGGGCATCGACGGGCAAACCTTGGAAGTCCCCGACAACGCGGGCATCGTGGGCGAAGTCTTGCGGACGCGAAAGCCGTGTTTCTGGACCGACAAGTCGGACAAGGAAAACCGGGTCAATCGCAACATCGATGCTTCGTTGAACTTCCAAACGCGTTCGTTGTTGGCCGTCCCAATGGTCGGTGAACGTGACCAAGTGCTGGGGGTTTTCGAAGTCATCAATCACCAACACGATTCCTTTGCCGACGCCGATGCGGCGTTGTTGACCGATTTGGCGGTTCACGCCGCGGTCGCCATCACATCGCTGCGAGTGAAAACCAAGTTGGCCAAAAGCCGTGATCGGTTGCTGAAAGACGCCGCGTCGTCCTCGGTGATGATCGGCCAGCATGCCACGATTCGGGCGGTCCGCGAAAATGCGTCGAAAGTCGCCCAAAGCGATTTGGCCGTGCTGATCCGCGGCGACAACGGCACCGGTAAAGAAGTGGTGGCGCGAAACATCCACTTCCAAAGCGAACGTCGCGAAGGCCCCTTCATCGCGGTCAATTGTGCGGCTTTGGTCGAATCGTTGCTGGAAAGCGAATTGTTCGGCCACGAGGAAGGCGCGTTCACCGATGCCCGGCGGACTCGAGTCGGTCAATTCGAAGCGGCCAGCGGCGGCACCCTGTTCCTGGACGAAATCGGCGACATGTCGCTGGCCGGACAGGCCAAGTTGCTGCGGGTGTTGGAAGAAAAGGTCATCGTCCGCGTCGGCGGCACCCAAACCATTCACGTTGACGTCCGTGTCATCGCGGCCACCAATCAGCCGCTGGAGGATTTGATCCGCAATCAACGTTTCCGCGAGGACTTGTTCTTTCGCTTGAACGTGGTTCCGATGAATCTGCCGCGACTGGTCGACCGCGGCGAAGATGTACTGATCTTGGCGGAACATTTTTTGAAACAGTTCCGCTACGAAGCAGGCCGCGTTGACCTCAAGCTGGCCGACGACGCCAAGGTCGGCATGTTGCGATACAGTTGGCCTGGCAACGTTCGTGAACTTCGCAATGCGATGGAACGTGCGTGCTATCTGTCGACCGGCGACGAAATTTCACTGCCCGATTTGGGGTTACGGGGCGGTCAAATCAATTCCCGCGGCGGCAGCAGCATGAACCGCCTGTTGGACGCCGGAAATGGCGAACTGGATCGGCTGACCGAAGCGACGCGGGATTTCCAAATTCGTCACATCAACGGGGTCATCGAATCGGTGGGAGGCAACATGACCGCTGCGGCGGAAAAGCTGGGGCTGCACCGATCCAATCTGTACCGAAAGATGCGCCAACTCGGCATGTCGACCTCGGGTGGCTAA
- a CDS encoding DNA-3-methyladenine glycosylase, with the protein MSSPDTKQSLPRRFYARATADVARGLLGCGYAVFRDGQWIGGLIVETEAYLSHRDAASHSARGRTPSNAAMFGPPGSLYVYPIHAKHCSNLVTEPEGIGAAVLIRAIEPVWGCDRMQTLRRTDDPRRLTRGPAMLCQAMTLDRRDDGVDVVSDPSWRVWSDDRIQGIIESRVITTRRIGIRRSADRKLRFVVDGNRFVSGKAGDHRRPPRESLLELAANR; encoded by the coding sequence ATGTCCAGTCCCGACACAAAGCAGTCTTTGCCAAGACGATTCTATGCGCGTGCCACCGCGGACGTTGCCCGCGGGTTGTTGGGGTGTGGTTACGCGGTGTTCCGCGACGGTCAATGGATCGGCGGGCTGATCGTCGAAACCGAAGCGTATTTGAGCCACCGGGATGCCGCCAGCCACAGTGCGCGTGGTCGAACGCCATCCAACGCGGCCATGTTTGGGCCGCCCGGTTCGCTTTATGTTTATCCGATCCACGCCAAGCATTGTTCGAATCTGGTGACCGAACCCGAAGGGATTGGGGCCGCCGTTTTGATTCGTGCGATCGAACCGGTATGGGGCTGCGATAGGATGCAGACGTTGCGTCGAACCGATGACCCGCGACGACTGACCCGCGGGCCGGCCATGCTGTGTCAGGCCATGACGCTGGACCGGCGCGATGACGGCGTCGATGTGGTCAGTGACCCAAGTTGGAGAGTCTGGAGCGACGATCGGATTCAAGGAATCATCGAATCGCGGGTGATCACCACACGACGCATCGGCATTCGACGATCGGCCGATCGGAAACTGCGTTTTGTCGTCGACGGAAATCGATTCGTTAGCGGCAAGGCGGGGGACCACAGGCGTCCACCCCGCGAGAGTCTGTTGGAATTGGCGGCGAACCGCTGA
- a CDS encoding DinB family protein, whose translation MHRQRPVISGRPIDGDLDLQAHRDLVEGFSGQCVTELMSGQLHEMCELASVLSTDRLDSVDPPYRWTVRQVFAHLVDAERIFGDRMLRVAAGDRTDLPSWDQDAYANARFGLGNFGQLVTELGHLRQANLLLLRRLAPKAWDQRGNVGGSPMTVRGLAWVCAAHMDHHFKIVRQRCDVASPNDESKAGDF comes from the coding sequence ATGCATCGTCAACGACCGGTGATTTCGGGGCGTCCGATCGACGGCGATCTGGATCTTCAAGCCCATCGCGACTTGGTCGAAGGGTTTTCTGGCCAGTGCGTGACGGAATTGATGTCCGGACAACTGCACGAGATGTGTGAACTAGCCAGCGTGTTGTCGACCGATCGCTTGGACAGCGTCGATCCGCCTTATCGATGGACGGTCCGCCAAGTGTTTGCTCACTTGGTCGATGCCGAACGTATCTTTGGCGATCGGATGCTGCGGGTCGCGGCGGGCGATCGCACGGACTTGCCGTCCTGGGACCAGGATGCCTACGCCAACGCTCGATTCGGCCTGGGAAATTTTGGGCAACTGGTCACCGAACTCGGCCACTTGCGGCAAGCAAATCTACTGCTACTGCGACGGTTGGCGCCCAAGGCATGGGACCAGCGGGGCAATGTCGGGGGTAGCCCGATGACGGTGCGCGGGTTGGCCTGGGTTTGCGCCGCCCACATGGATCACCATTTCAAGATTGTCCGGCAACGCTGTGACGTCGCTTCGCCCAACGACGAATCCAAGGCGGGTGATTTTTGA
- a CDS encoding amidohydrolase family protein, with the protein MATLPLNMAPPTDDRTYQARWILPISRPPFQDGWVRVADGSVIEIGSGRPSQSAIDLGDAALMPGLVNAHTHLEFSDLSEPIGIGPDGRSTVPLSAWIALVTRRRFDADLSQRSRVMQTGLRESIDAGVRLIGDIVTPDPAGTPAETTNPTSGPPSSIDTSPATVIRFAEVIGLSLPRMEERWAAASNLIENDANAGLSPHAPYSMRRDGIRQVIDQARSLSRPVAMHVAESPDERELIRNGGGAFADALRSMGVWQDDVFPWSDTTVDGDYRSLIERLTQAPRALLVHGNDLTDQELDTVAGHPDLSIVYCPRTHDYFGYAPHPMDRCIAKGIRVALGTDSRASNPDLDLWSEVRFLLNHRQDIAPECVLRAATLSGADALGKPMFGRIEAGCHPGLGMVATTANDLDTLFRDLAVGTYQPVL; encoded by the coding sequence ATGGCGACTCTTCCCTTGAACATGGCTCCACCGACCGACGATCGAACGTATCAGGCACGCTGGATTCTGCCGATCAGTCGGCCGCCTTTTCAAGACGGTTGGGTACGCGTTGCTGACGGATCGGTGATCGAAATCGGGTCGGGACGCCCATCACAGTCTGCGATCGATCTGGGTGATGCCGCCTTGATGCCCGGATTGGTCAACGCCCACACGCATCTGGAGTTTTCAGATCTGTCCGAACCCATTGGCATCGGCCCCGACGGGCGTTCCACCGTGCCCTTGTCCGCCTGGATCGCCTTAGTCACCCGTCGGCGTTTCGACGCGGATCTCAGCCAAAGATCCCGGGTCATGCAAACGGGTTTGCGTGAATCGATTGACGCCGGCGTCCGATTGATCGGCGACATCGTGACGCCGGACCCTGCAGGCACACCTGCCGAGACGACCAATCCGACATCCGGCCCGCCGTCGTCGATCGACACATCACCGGCGACAGTCATTCGATTTGCCGAAGTCATCGGGCTGTCATTGCCACGAATGGAAGAACGCTGGGCCGCAGCGAGCAACCTCATCGAAAACGACGCGAACGCGGGGCTCAGCCCCCATGCTCCGTACTCCATGCGTCGCGATGGCATCCGCCAAGTGATCGATCAAGCAAGGTCACTTTCGCGTCCGGTGGCCATGCACGTCGCGGAATCACCGGACGAAAGAGAACTGATCCGAAACGGTGGTGGGGCTTTCGCCGACGCCCTTCGCAGCATGGGGGTTTGGCAGGACGACGTCTTTCCCTGGTCCGACACGACCGTCGACGGTGACTATCGATCGCTCATTGAAAGGCTGACCCAAGCGCCGCGCGCGTTGTTGGTCCACGGAAACGACCTGACCGATCAAGAACTGGACACCGTCGCCGGTCATCCCGATTTATCGATCGTGTATTGCCCACGAACGCACGACTATTTTGGGTACGCCCCGCACCCCATGGATCGCTGTATCGCCAAAGGAATTCGTGTCGCGTTGGGAACCGATTCACGTGCCAGCAACCCGGACCTGGACCTTTGGTCCGAAGTCCGATTCTTGCTGAACCACCGACAAGACATTGCACCGGAGTGCGTTCTTCGCGCGGCAACCCTGTCCGGTGCGGATGCGTTGGGCAAGCCGATGTTTGGTCGCATCGAAGCCGGTTGTCACCCGGGCCTGGGCATGGTCGCGACGACCGCCAATGACCTCGACACACTGTTCCGGGACTTGGCCGTCGGCACGTATCAACCGGTGTTGTAG
- a CDS encoding ParA family protein, whose product MRSIAVINQKGGVGKTTTSVNLAAALAEAGRRVCVLDLDPQAHASLHLGITTLDGEPSMYEVLCGDISIDQARRNLSDKLSIVPANLDLAASELELASEVGREMILRDKMDADEEPYDYFILDCPPSLGVLTVNALVAVGEVFLPLQPHFLALHGLSKLLRTIEVVSRRLNSQLRLTGVMLCMYDSNTRLAAEVSTDIDEFFAANTGSRRFFQDAQFFDTRIRRNIRLAEAPSFGQSIFQYSGESNGAADYRALAEEVLAQEVAAEQPQRMAA is encoded by the coding sequence ATGCGATCGATCGCCGTGATCAATCAAAAGGGTGGCGTCGGCAAAACGACGACCTCGGTGAACCTGGCCGCCGCTTTGGCCGAAGCCGGACGCCGCGTCTGTGTTCTGGACCTGGATCCCCAGGCGCACGCATCGTTGCACCTGGGAATCACCACACTGGACGGCGAACCCAGCATGTACGAAGTGCTGTGCGGTGACATTTCCATCGACCAGGCGCGTCGCAACCTTTCGGACAAGCTTTCGATCGTGCCGGCCAACTTGGACTTGGCCGCATCGGAATTGGAATTAGCCAGCGAAGTCGGCCGGGAAATGATCCTGCGTGACAAGATGGACGCGGACGAAGAACCGTACGACTATTTCATCCTGGATTGCCCGCCCAGCCTTGGCGTGTTGACCGTCAACGCGTTGGTCGCCGTGGGGGAAGTCTTCTTGCCGCTGCAGCCACACTTTCTGGCGCTGCACGGGCTGAGCAAGTTGTTGCGGACGATCGAGGTGGTTTCGCGTCGGCTGAATTCACAACTGCGTCTGACCGGCGTGATGCTGTGCATGTACGATTCCAATACCCGCTTGGCCGCGGAAGTCAGCACCGACATCGACGAATTCTTTGCCGCCAACACCGGCTCGCGGCGTTTCTTCCAAGACGCCCAGTTCTTTGACACCCGCATCCGCCGCAATATCCGTCTTGCCGAAGCCCCCAGTTTCGGCCAGTCGATTTTTCAGTACAGCGGCGAAAGCAACGGTGCGGCGGACTATCGTGCCTTGGCCGAAGAAGTGCTGGCCCAAGAAGTCGCCGCGGAACAACCGCAACGCATGGCGGCCTGA
- a CDS encoding GDSL-type esterase/lipase family protein yields MTRSTIAVAIAALACFFGFDSPSLWAQDQPVLQRAVESADPGLLIDDVDPDNPAIAKQRVEIPKEIAKWEDDIAKLENLDAQSSDPPGAILFIGSSSIRRWATIDEDMAPYLPIRRGYGGARFRDLAHFATRLIRPHDYRAIVMFVANDVSGGDNDATVDEIEGWVDSILDVAQQHSPGKPLFIVEITPTPKRWSAYAKIRQVNDRLREICLTRPDTYFIETAEHYLDRHNQPVMRFFDDDRLHLSDEGYDLWSKLIRRKLDDVFRDLALNDQGAADLSAQHTGS; encoded by the coding sequence ATGACGCGTTCCACAATCGCCGTTGCTATTGCGGCTCTTGCCTGCTTTTTCGGATTTGATTCGCCGTCCCTTTGGGCCCAGGACCAACCGGTTCTCCAGCGAGCGGTCGAGTCCGCTGATCCAGGACTGTTGATCGATGACGTGGACCCCGACAATCCAGCAATCGCGAAGCAACGTGTTGAAATTCCAAAGGAAATCGCCAAGTGGGAAGACGACATTGCGAAGCTGGAAAACTTGGATGCCCAGTCATCCGATCCGCCCGGTGCCATCTTGTTTATCGGCAGCAGCAGCATCCGACGCTGGGCCACGATTGACGAAGACATGGCGCCGTACCTGCCGATTCGTCGTGGCTATGGGGGGGCCAGATTCCGGGACTTGGCTCATTTCGCCACACGATTGATCCGCCCGCATGATTACCGCGCCATCGTGATGTTTGTCGCCAACGACGTGTCCGGCGGAGACAACGATGCGACGGTGGATGAAATCGAAGGTTGGGTCGATTCCATTTTGGATGTTGCACAACAGCATTCGCCGGGCAAGCCGTTATTCATTGTCGAAATCACGCCGACGCCCAAACGATGGTCGGCTTACGCGAAGATCCGGCAAGTCAATGATCGCTTGCGCGAAATCTGTTTGACGCGACCGGACACGTATTTTATTGAAACCGCCGAACATTACTTGGATCGCCACAACCAGCCGGTGATGCGTTTCTTTGATGACGATCGCTTGCACCTGAGCGATGAGGGGTATGATTTGTGGAGCAAACTGATTCGACGAAAGCTGGATGACGTGTTCCGTGATTTGGCGTTGAACGATCAGGGGGCCGCGGACTTGTCGGCACAGCACACTGGTTCATGA
- a CDS encoding DUF1559 domain-containing protein → MRSKNASAGGFTLVELLVVIAIIGVLVGLLLPAVQSAREAARRMSCSNNCKQIGLALHNYHSAFKGFPSMSHGTSGKKNTTFGNGHTGGANWTHNALRLSWTVTLLPFMEQQPLWDQISQPYQDANPGGNPPPNNIWPAMGPRSWVGHYEPWRTQVSTYRCPTDSGAQRGNERARLNYAGCVGDAVRGTHGGWGDERNRGFFRCRYWHKFRDMLDGTSNVIAIAEFATDAGIREVNAGAAIRVSGLASRTIPQTCRDEVVDPQRPQFYLPSVQRSGVNQGTARGLQWNDGLPHFSGFNTVMAPNGPSCLGNGTGTFGIYTAGSRHPGGCHVVMADGSVHFISDTIDAGDQTKGPVSANSGDPNRSLPGDPSPYGVWGALGTRNMRESVSIDDA, encoded by the coding sequence ATGCGTTCCAAAAACGCGTCAGCCGGCGGATTCACGCTGGTCGAACTTTTGGTGGTCATCGCCATCATTGGTGTTTTGGTCGGGTTGCTGTTGCCTGCGGTGCAGTCCGCACGCGAGGCGGCTCGTCGAATGAGTTGTAGCAATAACTGCAAGCAAATCGGGCTTGCGTTGCACAACTATCATTCTGCGTTCAAAGGTTTTCCCAGCATGTCCCACGGGACATCCGGAAAGAAAAACACGACGTTTGGCAACGGGCACACCGGTGGTGCAAACTGGACCCACAACGCTTTGCGATTGTCGTGGACGGTCACGTTGTTGCCATTCATGGAACAGCAACCGCTGTGGGATCAAATCTCACAGCCGTATCAAGATGCGAATCCTGGTGGAAACCCGCCGCCGAACAACATTTGGCCCGCGATGGGGCCGCGATCCTGGGTTGGTCACTATGAACCATGGCGGACGCAGGTCAGCACCTATCGCTGTCCCACCGACTCCGGTGCACAGCGTGGTAACGAACGTGCCCGCTTGAATTACGCCGGCTGTGTCGGCGACGCGGTTCGCGGGACCCACGGTGGTTGGGGCGATGAGCGGAACCGCGGCTTTTTCCGTTGTCGTTACTGGCACAAGTTCCGTGACATGCTGGATGGTACCAGCAATGTGATCGCGATCGCCGAATTTGCAACCGACGCCGGCATCCGCGAAGTCAACGCCGGGGCCGCCATTCGTGTCTCTGGTTTGGCATCGCGGACGATTCCGCAAACCTGTCGTGATGAGGTGGTGGACCCGCAACGTCCACAGTTTTACCTGCCGTCGGTCCAACGTAGTGGTGTGAACCAGGGGACCGCCCGTGGTTTGCAGTGGAATGATGGGCTGCCGCACTTCAGCGGCTTCAATACCGTGATGGCACCCAACGGACCCAGTTGCCTTGGCAACGGAACCGGCACGTTCGGAATTTACACCGCAGGCAGCCGCCACCCCGGTGGTTGTCACGTGGTCATGGCCGATGGATCCGTCCACTTCATCAGCGACACCATTGATGCGGGGGATCAGACCAAGGGCCCCGTGTCGGCGAACTCAGGTGATCCGAATCGGTCACTTCCCGGTGACCCCAGCCCGTACGGCGTCTGGGGGGCACTTGGAACTCGGAACATGCGTGAATCCGTTTCCATCGATGATGCTTGA
- a CDS encoding Fpg/Nei family DNA glycosylase yields the protein MRPCQAQWLVLGDLQFRFCGSKVEAVLMPEGHKTHYLARQHADLLIGKAIAVSSPQGRFADDAKRVDGKTLVDVRAAGKHLFYDFESEETVHVHLGRYGTFRLDTLPPPPPRGQVRMRMVFDQGTIDLNGPSQCRVIGPEEVRTIIRGLGPDPLAGGRRQDVWATIRESGKPIATLLLDQSIMAGVGNIFRAEALFEAKVHPAVPGNQLDPTQFTRIWKALLRMMKVGLKHGRIISVTRSEVDRPLSKLNDRQRFRVYACDHCGVCGGAIATESIASRKIYFCPHCQSLE from the coding sequence ATGCGCCCATGCCAAGCCCAATGGCTGGTTTTGGGCGACCTGCAATTTCGTTTCTGTGGATCGAAGGTCGAAGCAGTTTTAATGCCCGAGGGTCACAAGACGCACTATTTGGCACGACAGCACGCCGACCTGTTGATCGGAAAAGCAATCGCGGTGTCCAGCCCGCAAGGACGATTTGCCGACGACGCAAAACGTGTGGACGGGAAAACGTTGGTCGACGTCCGCGCCGCCGGCAAGCATCTGTTTTACGATTTCGAAAGCGAAGAAACCGTACACGTTCATTTGGGACGCTACGGCACCTTTCGTTTGGACACGTTGCCACCGCCGCCGCCCCGCGGGCAGGTCCGCATGAGGATGGTGTTTGATCAAGGCACCATCGATCTGAACGGTCCCAGCCAATGCCGCGTGATCGGACCGGAGGAAGTCCGGACGATCATTCGTGGGCTGGGGCCCGATCCGCTGGCCGGTGGAAGACGCCAAGACGTATGGGCGACGATCCGGGAAAGCGGCAAGCCGATCGCGACGCTATTGTTGGATCAATCCATCATGGCAGGCGTTGGTAACATCTTTCGCGCCGAAGCACTGTTCGAAGCAAAGGTGCACCCCGCGGTTCCCGGCAACCAGTTGGACCCAACGCAGTTCACGCGAATTTGGAAAGCGTTGCTGCGGATGATGAAAGTCGGCTTGAAGCATGGGCGGATCATCAGCGTGACACGATCGGAAGTGGATCGCCCCTTGTCAAAGTTGAACGATCGCCAGCGTTTCCGAGTTTATGCCTGCGATCACTGCGGCGTCTGCGGCGGAGCGATTGCCACGGAATCAATCGCGTCGCGAAAGATTTACTTTTGTCCACACTGCCAGTCGTTGGAATAA
- a CDS encoding SDR family NAD(P)-dependent oxidoreductase yields the protein MISLQSVFETDSPVVLVTGSGSPRVGRGIASWFASCGCHVAIHANQSVDQAAEAADQLSDKHGVETAVVQGSLEDDAVPRRMVDAVVSRWGRIDVLINSAAIWSPTKLENVTPAEVRRYFQINSVGTFESARVAGLQMAAQTAGGAIINIGDWATCRPYLDHAAYFPSKGAIETMTRSLAVELGRRNARVRVNAILPGPVLLADDVSDQVRQSLVDSTLVGRVGTPDDVAHAAMMLCQNTFITGVCLPVDGGKTVFANDGLQTGYNTG from the coding sequence ATGATTTCATTGCAATCAGTTTTCGAAACGGACAGCCCCGTCGTTCTGGTGACCGGTAGCGGTTCGCCCCGTGTCGGGCGTGGGATCGCGTCGTGGTTTGCGTCCTGCGGTTGTCACGTCGCCATCCACGCGAATCAAAGTGTCGATCAGGCAGCCGAAGCTGCTGATCAGTTAAGTGACAAACACGGGGTCGAAACGGCCGTCGTCCAAGGATCACTGGAAGACGACGCGGTACCGCGCCGAATGGTTGACGCCGTGGTTTCGCGTTGGGGACGCATCGATGTCTTGATCAATAGCGCGGCGATTTGGTCACCCACGAAGTTGGAAAATGTGACGCCCGCCGAGGTTCGGCGGTACTTCCAGATCAACAGTGTCGGCACCTTCGAATCCGCCCGAGTGGCGGGGCTGCAGATGGCGGCACAGACCGCTGGCGGTGCGATCATCAACATCGGCGACTGGGCGACGTGTCGGCCGTACTTGGACCATGCGGCCTATTTTCCCAGCAAAGGGGCGATCGAGACGATGACCCGATCTTTAGCGGTCGAGCTTGGGCGACGTAATGCTCGCGTTCGAGTCAACGCAATTCTTCCCGGTCCGGTTTTGCTGGCCGACGATGTGTCCGATCAGGTTCGTCAATCTCTGGTCGACAGCACGCTGGTCGGACGAGTGGGAACGCCGGACGATGTCGCCCACGCGGCGATGATGTTGTGTCAAAACACTTTCATCACCGGCGTTTGTCTGCCGGTTGACGGTGGCAAGACGGTGTTCGCCAACGACGGGCTGCAGACCGGCTACAACACCGGTTGA
- a CDS encoding alpha/beta hydrolase, whose protein sequence is MSSPADDSASEPIAPTFPSPQPTRQRLGPLDCIVVDGGPKPSIPVVLCHGYGAPGHDLASLSVEWLNLLGDRGGHFRFVFPAAPLTLAEMGMPDGRAWWPLNMARLQQLAGATSLDGLYDEIPPGIDHARDALVQTLSEVFESIQSDAGRPWALGGFSQGAMLTMDTALRSDIGPPPLLLQFSGALICRPQWTQHLDRLNASRVLQSHGRMDPILPFQGAQALHEMLAGADVTATLHSFDGPHTIDIDAVAQSAVALADLVGR, encoded by the coding sequence GTGTCTTCACCGGCTGACGATTCCGCGTCTGAACCCATCGCCCCCACGTTTCCATCACCCCAGCCGACGCGGCAACGGCTGGGGCCGCTGGACTGCATCGTTGTGGATGGTGGCCCGAAACCTTCAATCCCGGTCGTGCTATGTCATGGGTATGGCGCCCCCGGGCACGATTTGGCTTCGCTTTCCGTGGAATGGTTGAATTTGTTGGGGGATCGCGGCGGGCATTTTCGGTTTGTCTTTCCGGCCGCCCCGTTGACGCTGGCCGAAATGGGGATGCCCGACGGACGTGCTTGGTGGCCACTGAACATGGCCCGTCTGCAACAACTGGCCGGGGCGACCAGTCTGGACGGACTGTACGACGAAATCCCGCCGGGAATCGATCACGCACGCGACGCGCTGGTCCAAACGCTGTCGGAGGTTTTTGAATCGATCCAAAGCGACGCGGGTCGGCCTTGGGCGCTGGGCGGGTTTTCCCAGGGAGCCATGCTGACCATGGATACCGCCCTGCGATCGGACATCGGCCCACCGCCACTGTTGCTACAGTTCAGTGGGGCATTGATTTGTCGTCCGCAGTGGACCCAGCACCTGGACCGCCTGAACGCAAGTCGCGTATTGCAGTCGCACGGTCGCATGGATCCAATTCTGCCTTTCCAAGGTGCCCAGGCATTGCATGAAATGTTGGCCGGTGCTGATGTCACGGCGACATTGCATTCCTTTGATGGGCCCCACACGATCGACATCGATGCCGTGGCTCAGTCGGCCGTCGCCTTGGCGGACTTGGTCGGCCGCTAA